Proteins from a genomic interval of Fusarium oxysporum Fo47 chromosome I, complete sequence:
- a CDS encoding WD40-repeat-containing domain protein: protein MNLLLSDDYLLQDYPEHITNTIRSGHATTLRFNRQGDYLASGRVDGTVVIWDLETMGVARKLRGHNKSITVLSWSRCGQYLLTTCHGWKAILWDLQDGKRLREVRFRAPAYMAELHPWNHLQFVAALYEEQPVLVDITDPVDVKHILPSAAKRPSTDDAALREKQAKEDAKQMTTSVIWSTTGDHVLAGTNKGKLNIIDAKTCEIIYSEKICSGAITTMRMTVSGRELLVNSQDRIIRTFRVPNLLAENLDLDTLQLPLEHKFQDVVNRLSWNHVTFSATGEYVAASTYNNHELYVWERNHGSLVCMLKDPKEEQGVIEWHPTRALLAACGLETGRIYIWSVVSPQKWSALAPDFAEVEENVEYIEREDDFDIYAQEEIHRRRLDAEDEEVDVLTLDPSKTLDEGESFRMPILFNLGESDSEDEFIAVSTGTMRRRSPGEGQSDLEEKMPVQKSTAGKRGRKR, encoded by the exons ATGAATCTCCTACTCTCAGATGACTATCTTCTCCAAGATTACCCCGAGCACATCACAAATACGATCCGTTCAGGACATGCGACAACTCTACGTTTTAATCGGCAGGGCGATTACCTTGCTTCGGGCCGAGTCGATGGAACCGTTGTGATTTGGGATCTGGAGACAATGGGAGTCGCGAGGAAACTGAGGGGTCACAATAAGAGCATTACAGTTCTGAGCTGGTCAAGGTGTGGACAGTATCTTCTTACGACCTGCCACGGATGGAAAGCTATCCTTTGGGACCTTCAGGATGGAAAGCGTCTACGTGAGGTTCGTTTTCGCGCGCCTGCGTACATGGCTGAGCTTCACCCATGGAATCA CCTTCAATTTGTCGCAGCGCTATACGAAGAGCAGCCAGTCCTAGTCGACATAACCGATCCTGTCGACGTGAAACATATTCTTCCATCAGCGGCGAAGCGACCGAGTACCGACGATGCAGCACTGCGCGAAAagcaagccaaagaagatgcCAAACAAATGACAACTTCTGTGATCTGGAGCACAACTGGAGACCATGTGCTCGCCGGAACCAACAAAGGaaagctcaacatcatcgATGCGAAGACATGCGAAATTATTTACTCGGAGAAGATATGTTCGGGTGCCATTACCACCATGCGAATGACTGTATCGGGACGCGAATTATTAGTCAATTCCCAAGACCGAATTATTCGAACTTTCCGCGTACCAAATTTACTGGCCGAGAATCTCGATCTCGATACACTGCAATTACCACTTGAGCACAAGTTCCAGGACGTTGTCAACAGGCTATCATGGAATCACGTCACGTTCAGTGCAACTGGTGAATATGTAGCAGCCTCGACGTATAACAACCACGAGCTGTATGTATGGGAGCGTAATCATGGCAGTCTGGTGTGTATGCTCAAGGACCcaaaagaagaacaaggtGTGATAGAGTGGCATCCCACCCGCGCGCTCTTGGCTGCCTGCGGCCTGGAAACTGGTCGCATATACATATGGTCTGTTGTCAGTCCACAAAAATGGTCGGCGCTGGCGCCTGACTTTGCTGAAGTGGAAGAGAACGTTGAGTACATCGAGCGGGAAGATGACTTTGATATCTATGCGCAAGAAGAGATACACCGACGGCGACtagatgctgaagatgaagaggttgatgtcTTGACCCTGGATCCATCAAAAACTCTGGACGAGGGAGAAAGCTTTCGGATGCCAATTCTGTTTAATCTCGGGGAGAGCGACAGCGAGGACGAATTCATTGCAGTATCAACCGGCACCATGAGACGTAGGAGTCCTGGAGAGGGTCAAAGCGATTTGGAGGAAAAGATGCCCGTTCAAAAAAGCACGGCCGGGAAAAGAGGCCGAAAGCGTTAG
- a CDS encoding tRNA guanylyltransferase, translating to MANSKFEYVRNFEAPDPLLPNTWIVVRVDGRGFTKMCAKYGFEKPNDRRALDLMNTAAKAVVTELPEITIAYGVSDEYSFVFHKACTLFDRRASKLVSTVVSTFTANYVYFWSTHFPDSPLSPPLPSFDGRAVCYPSVQNLRDYMSWRQADCHINNLYNTCFWSLIQLGGLDNKEAESTLARTLAADKNEILFSRFSINYNNEPEIYRKGSVIFRDYELVDPNSHNTMQTIDSQAEPVEQSKSQKEKDKKSRAKARVVVEHMDIIKDDFWNQRPWLLSNKPGKIPKQT from the exons ATGGCGAATTCCAA GTTTGAATATGTTCGTAACTTTGAGGCGCCAGATCCGCTATTACCCAACACATGGATCGTGGTGCGAGTCGATGGAAGAGGGTTCACAAA AATGTGTGCTAAGTATGGCTTCGAGAAGCCAAATGATCGCCGTGCCCTTGATCTTATGAATACAGCTGCCAAGGCCGTCGTAACTGAGCTACCAGAAATCACCATTGCATACGGCGTTAGTGATGAATACAG CTTCGTCTTTCACAAGGCATGCACTTTGTTTGATCGAAGAGCCAG TAAACTTGTTAGCACTGTCGTCTCGACATTCACTGCAAATTATGTATACTTTTGGTCGACTCACTTCCCAGACAGCCCGTTATCTCCTCCACTACCATCCTTCGATGGGCGGGCAGTGTGCTACCCTAGTGTTCAAAATCTCCGGGATTACATGAGCTGGAGACAAGCAGATT GCCACATCAATAACCTCTATAACACATGTTTCTGGTCTTTGATCCAACTCGGAGGTCTTGACAACAAGGAAGCTGAGAGTACTCTGGCG CGCACATTGGCAGCAGACAAAAACGAGATACTCTTCTCCCGCTTTTCCATCAACTACAACAACGAGCCCGAGATATACAGAAAGGGTAGTGTTATCTTCCGCGAT TACGAACTGGTGGACCCAAACTCTCACAATACCATGCAAACAATCGACTCTCAAGCAGAGCCCGTTGAGCAATCAAAGTcacagaaggagaaggacaagaagagccGAGCCAAAGCTCGTGTGGTGGTGGAACACATGGACATCATCAAGGACGATTTCTGGAACCAAAGACCATGGCTCCTTTCCAACAAGCCTGGGAAGATTCCGAAACAGACGTAA
- a CDS encoding uncharacterized protein (of unknown function-domain containing protein) encodes MAPTCSDPRQIVITLNPARRQALLKLVDEITTYMSDQLQASDDELGPVLSTPRNESGPSTPRDENRSFTPRNDDSDRNAQQQQPNKPSAQALRIQKAAIKHLKEWKKEFMPKLEEIVRVKDDHKIQEERRKHQQEAEKRKLDTPEEGENLISFGENKIDKSEDIASLQALYHPIPTRLTTIPAADRREAISCILLLLLSTGKYSAHTRALALYLASSLEIPQTFLIKEEMEIAKTLLESSKDQDKQQEVMSAEAEASKRREENKFSRFWKVGLASVAGAAVIGVTGGLAAPLVAGAVGGILGGVGLGGVASFLGIFWMNGALVGALFGAYGGKMTGEMMDKYAKEVEDFRFIPLRGEWGEVFNAEQDQAQAQERRLRVTIGINGWLRDEDDVTKPWRILGDDTEVFALRYEMKSLIALGHALRSMVESFAWKKLKVEIIKRTAFATLLAALWPIQVLAAASNIDNPFGHAHNRSRKAGQLLADALINKVQGERPVTLIGYSLGATAIHACLQSLAERHAFGLIDSVVIIGAPAPSAPPHWRTLRTVVSGKIFNVYSENDMILGFVYRAHSLSMGVSGLQNIQEVEGIQNLDLSDSVSGHLRYPDLIGEILNKCGFVGIKTTSEIEKDDVILMKDRHAEGELIDFEGTTVEGKESPQSPNQEQIEKDLHGLNISPPALVSPSQPPDQGKSPQQSSNENPPLPQRPTPQDRKEEAPKLPRRPVASQAQPSSGPDDAAGPPLPRRPTEAQQEDRPAIPRRPVGADKEVNPPLPRRFESSHDTHQQQQRPWTPESNLTDDEEYGHIAMVNYDSDHSTK; translated from the exons ATGGCGCCAACATGTTCGGATCCTCGTCAGATCGTCATCACTCTCAACCCCGCGCGTCGCCAAGccctcctcaagctcgttgatgagatcacTACTTACATGAGTGATCAACTTCAAGCTTCCGACGATGAGCTTGGCCCTGTCCTATCAACTCCTCGAAATGAGAGTGGGCCTTCTACACCAAGAGACGAGAACCGGTCGTTCACACCCAGGAATGATGACTCTGATCGAAatgctcagcagcagcagccgaACAAGCCATCGGCGCAGGCACTACGTATTCAAAAAGCTGCTATAAAGCATTTGAAGGAGTGGAAAAAGGAATTCATGCCCaagttggaggagattgtTCGTGTAAAGGATGATCACAAGATTCAGGAGGAAAGGCGCAAACATCAAcaggaggctgagaagaggaagctcGATACACCCGAAGAAGGCGAGAATCTCATCAGTTTTGGGGAGAATAAGATAGACAAGTCTGAGGATATTGCCTCTCTACAGGCTTTGTATCATCCTATCCCCACAAGATTGACGACGATCCCTGCTGCCGACAGAAGAGAGGCTATATCATGTATACTACTCCTTCTGCTTTCCACAGGCAAGTATTCCGCCCATACCCGAGCACTTGCGCTCTATCTTGCTTCCTCTCTGGAGATTCCCCAGACTTTCCTAATCAAGGAAGAAATGGAAATCGCCAAGACTCTTCTTGAATCCTCCAAGGACCAAGATAAGCAGCAGGAGGTCATGTCTGCCGAGGCCGAAGCTTCCAAGCGCCGAGAAGAGAATAAGTTCAGTCGTTTCTGGAAAGTCGGGCTTGCTTCTGTTGCCGGTGCAGCTGTGATCGGCGTCACTGGTGGTCTGGCAGCACCTCTTGTCGCTGGAGCTGTCGGTGGTATCCTCGGTGGCGTGGGCTTGGGAGGTGTTGCGAGCTTTCTTGGTATCTTCTGGATGAATGGTGCTCTTGTAGGCGCTTTATTTGGTGCATATGGAGGAAAGATGACT GGTGAAATGATGGATAAGTACGCGAAAGAAGTTGAGGACTTCCGCTTCATCCCTCTCAGGGGCGAATGGGGAGAGGTCTTTAATGCAGAACAGGatcaagcacaagcacaGGAACGGCGACTGCGTGTTACAATCGGAATCAACGGCTGGCTTcgcgatgaggatgatgtgaCAAAGCCATGGCGTATCCTTGGTGACGACACTGAGGTCTTCGCTCTGCGCTATGAGATGAAGTCTCTCATTGCCTTGGGACATGCTCTACGAAGCATGGTCGAATCTTTTGCctggaagaagctcaaggtcgagatcatcaagcgCACTGCCTTTGCCACCCTGCTTGCGGCTCTTTGGCCTATCCAGGTACTTGCTGCTGCATCCAACATTGATAATCCTTTTGGTCATGCACACAACCGATCTCGGAAAGCAGGCCAGCTACTTGCTGACGCTCTGATCAACAAAGTCCAAGGCGAGCGGCCTGTCACTCTAATCGGATATTCCCTTGGCGCTACAGCGATTCATGCCTGCTTGCAGTCACTTGCTGAGCGGCACGCTTTTGGCCTCATTGATTCAgtcgtcatcatcggcgcTCCTGCTCCTTCAGCCCCTCCTCACTGGCGTACCCTTCGTACTGTTGTCTCTGGAAAGATCTTCAATGTCTATTCAGAGAATGATATGATTCTTGGATTTGTCTACCGGGCTCATAGTCTCTCCATGGGAGTCTCAGGCTTACAGAATATCCAAGAGGTTGAAGGTATTCAGAACCTCGATTTGAGCGATTCCGTCAGTGGGCACCTCCGATATCCCGACCTCATCGGCGAGATTCTCAACAAGTGTGGATTTGTTGGAATCAAGACAACATCGGAGATCGAAAAGGATGATGTGATTTTGATGAAGGACCGTCATGCCGAGGGCGAGTTGATCGATTTCGAAGGGACTACAGTTGAGGGAAAGGAGAGTCCTCAGTCGCCGAACCAAGAGCAAATCGAAAAGGACCTTCATGGACTAAACATCTCCCCTCCGGCTCTTGTTTCGCCATCACAGCCTCCAGACCAGGGAAAGTCACCACAACAGTCCAGCAATGAGAACCCGCCGCTTCCTCAACGACCGACTCCTCAGGacaggaaagaagaagcaccaAAGCTGCCCCGACGGCCTGTAGCGAGCCAAGCGCAGCCATCATCAGGACCGGATGATGCAGCGGGACCACCATTGCCCCGACGCCCTACTGAAGCTCAACAGGAAGATAGGCCTGCCATTCCCCGCAGGCCAGTTGGAGCCGATAAGGAAGTGAaccctcctcttcctcgacGTTTTGAATCTTCACACGATactcatcagcaacaacaacgaCCCTGGACGCCCGAGTCCAATCTcacagatgatgaggaatATGGTCACATTGCTATGGTGAACTATGACAGCGACCACAGTACAAAATGA